A part of Apodemus sylvaticus chromosome 19, mApoSyl1.1, whole genome shotgun sequence genomic DNA contains:
- the LOC127669754 gene encoding H-2 class I histocompatibility antigen, Q8 alpha chain-like, with the protein MVWVLKAAVLCAILLKLDACLSWTPTPLGSHSLRYCSTATSWPSPREPRIIVVGNVDDTECVRLDSDDPKTHRVDLCALEQAGREYWEQQIYIVRNQAQLSERKLMTLVRLYKSMNDSHTLQWLQGCDVGSDGRLLHWYDQFAYDGVDRPTLNQDLSSWTAGTSTVAQISQHQSESYLKGHCSELLQKSLEKGKERLLRPDPPKAHVTCHPGPKGYVTLRCWALGFYPADITLTWKLDGEDLTQDMEFVETRPAGDGTFQKWAAVAVPLGKEQKYTCHVEHEGLSEPLTRRWEPAWYKDPTFWIVASIIILVIVCVFLLVFCICKKKNAGRRERRDTQEADRDSPQDSRTGVDDEEMEAFCRTENEESHSGHLLGTHTQLCLLTHCPCGLACNIF; encoded by the exons ATGGTCTGGGTCCTCAAGGCCGCTGTGCTCTGCGCCATTCTCCTGAAGCTGGACGCCTGCTTGTCCTGGACTCCGACCCCTTTAG GCTCACACTCCCTGCGGTATTGCTCCACTGCCACCTCGTGGCCCAGCCCCCGGGAGCCACGGATCATAGTCGTTGGCAACGTAGATGATACAGAGTGCGTGCGATTGGATTCTGACGACCCAAAGACTCATAGGGTGGATCTCTGCGCGCTGGAGCAGGCAGGGCGGGAATACTGGGAGCAGCAGATTTATATAGTCAGGAATCAAGCACAGCTGTCTGAAAGGAAACTGATGACCCTGGTTCGTCTTTACAAGAGCATGAATG ACTCTCACACTCTACAGTGGCTGCAAGGCTGCGATGTCGGGTCAGATGGGCGCCTGCTTCACTGGTACGACCAGTTCGCCTATGATGGCGTGGATCGCCCCACCCTGAACCAAGACCTGAGTTCCTGGACAGCGGGGACCAGCACTGTAGCTCAGATCTCTCAGCACCAGTCAGAATCCTACCTGAAGGGCCACTGCTCAGAGCTGCTGCAGAAATCCCtggaaaaagggaaggagaggctgCTGCGTCCAG ACCCTCCTAAGGCACATGTGACCTGTCACCCTGGACCTAAAGGTTATGTCACCCTGAGGTGCTGGGCCCTGGGCTTCTACCCTGCTGACATCACCCTGACCTGGAAGTTAGATGGGGAGGACCTGACCCAGGACATGGAGTTTGTGGAGACCAGGCCTGCAGGGGATGGAACCTTCCAGAAGTGGGCAGCTGTGGCGGTGCCTCTTGGGAAGGAGCAGAAATACACATGCCATGTGGAGCATGAGGGGCTGTCTGAGCCCCTCACCCGGAGATggg agCCTGCATGGTACAAGGACCCTACCTTTTGGATTGTTGCCTCGATTATTATTTTGGTCATAGTTTGTGTCTTCCTCTTGGTGTTTTGCATATGCAAGAAGAAGAATGCAG GTAGGAGAGAAAGGCGTGACACCCAGGAAGCAG ACAGAGACAGTCCCCAAGACTCTAGAACTGGTGTGGATGATGAG GAAATGGAGGCTTTCTGTAGGACTGAGAACGAGGAGAGTCATTCAGGCCACTTGCTTGGAACACACACGCAGCTGTGCCTCCTCACCCACTGCCCCTGCGGACTCGCCTGCAACATCTTCTGA